One Candidatus Eisenbacteria bacterium genomic window, GGTTCCTCCAGCCTTCCGACTCGCCGCGGATACGTCCCTCGGCTTGCTGATTGGCGAAGCTCTCGGCGATCCGTGAGAGCTTGCGGTCGGCTTCCTTTTCCTCCCTCAGCGTCTGATCGAGAAGCTCGAGCGCCTCACGCTCTCCGAGCTGCTCGGCCCATGAGCACAGAGTTCCGTAAGACGTGATCTCGTAGTGCTCGACCTTCTGGGCGGCCGCAATCATCATGGCGTCCCGAACGGGACCCGGTCCGGTCTTGTGCAGGACTTCCTTGCCTTCGCTGAGGATGCCCTGCATGCCTTCGCAGACTTCGACCTGAGGCTTGCGTTCGAAGAGCTGGAAGATCCTCTCGAGCCGCACCACCTGGTCTTCCGTCTGCTCGAGGTGGTCCTCGAAGGTCTCGCGCAATCTCCGCGACGTGGCGGATTCGGCGAATTTGGGGAGCGCTTTGACGATCTGGCGCTCCGCGT contains:
- a CDS encoding ferritin-like domain-containing protein, producing MAKKKSARGGKHTSGRRSSTGHQKRPSNGRTQSHMVENLEEGFLAEVADLLHAERQIVKALPKFAESATSRRLRETFEDHLEQTEDQVVRLERIFQLFERKPQVEVCEGMQGILSEGKEVLHKTGPGPVRDAMMIAAAQKVEHYEITSYGTLCSWAEQLGEREALELLDQTLREEKEADRKLSRIAESFANQQAEGRIRGESEGWRNRDYERSRGDRYDDERDERPRSSTRGRQFISDDDQDFEPRFGERTRARGGRG